Below is a genomic region from Rosa chinensis cultivar Old Blush chromosome 5, RchiOBHm-V2, whole genome shotgun sequence.
GCTCCCAATAAATGAttgtaaaattttatttcatCATCAATGACAAAAGTAAAACCAGAATCTCTACGAAGTTTGACAACCGAAATTAAATTTCTCCTCATAGAGGGAATAAAAGCACCATCCTTTAAATCAAAAGAAAATCCTGACTCTAATTTTATCCTAACAGTGCCTATGAAATCCACTTGAACTTTGTTTCCATTGCCCACGAACACTTGCAGCTCATCCCTTCTTGGTTTCCTCTTTGTTCTGTAACCCTGTAAAGAGTTGGTAATATGAATTGGTGAGCCGCTATCGATCCAAAAGGAGTTCGTGGGAATGGAAACTAAGTTGGTTTCAAAAATagtaaaaacagaaattttatttgattCAAAAACAGTGAAAGCCAAAGAATTACCTTGTTTTGCAAGCCATTTTTTGTAACGAGAGCAATCTCGCTTCATGTGTCCATCTTTCTTACAGAAGTAGCAGAGAAAAGGTTCAgattttgggttggaagatcctTTAGAATTGGAAGAACTAGGCTTTGAAGAAGGAGTAGGCATTTTCTTTTGCACACCCCCTGAGGCCCAAGATATGGCTgcttcttttttcccttttgcTGCTGCCCTTGTTTCCCTTTTTGCACAAAATTAACAGATTTTCCCTTCTCCCGACGAAGACGTTCCTCCTCTTGAACACAATTTGAAATAAGCTCATCAGGTGTCCAGCTTTCTTTTTGGGTGTTGTAGGAAACAGTCATTTGACTAAAAGAGGGTGGTAGTGTATTTAGGATGTGGGCCACCATCACCTTCTTAGAGATGCCAAAATCTAGAGAATTAAGCTTGGCACCTAGCTCTAAAACACCCATGATGTGCTCTCTGATATTTCCATTGCCATCATACTGTGATGAATTAAACTTAGATAGCAAAGCAACCCCTTCAGCCTTCTCAGACTCCTTATATTTCTTACCAATAGCATCAAGATAGTCAACAGCATACTCACAATCCTCAATGCTACCACGTACGGCCTCTGTCATGGATCTTTTCATAACCAGTAGAGATAACCGGTTAGACCTCTCCCATTTTTCATATGCAGCTCGTTGTTGGTTTGTCCCGGTGGCATGTGCGCTCTCTGGTTTGGGAGTCCTAAGTGCTATATCCAAATCTGCTAGTCCTAGCGAAATAATTATGTCCTCCTTCCACTTCTTAAAATTTGAACCACTTAATGGTTCAACAGAGAGAACATTGCTAGGAACTGAATTTAAACATGTAAAAcaacatgagagaaaatatatataaaacatgcttaaatcAAGAACAATAAAACAAGTATAATTGTTCAAAACCCCATTTTTCTTTAGTTTACATATTATATTTGATCCCAAAGATGCCATACAATATGTCTTTATTTCCTTTTCATACCGCAGGAATTATTAGAATGCATATCTGTGAACATGTCTTGCTCACAACCAAGATGTAAGGAGACATCGCTTTATTGCACCCTAAAAGTACCCCAGCATGCTGATTTTAACGTATaatcaaataaacaaaatcCAAGGCTCTATTTATCAATCATAATCGTTAAAACCACAAATCGACCAAATTCTTTAAGGTCCCAAGTATACTTAAACTTTTGACCAAGGTCaattgtttaatttcttttcttgataTGGACTCATGGTCTAACAAAACTCAACCAGTATTATATAAGAAAATTTAAACTGATCGGTTTatgagttttgtttttgttatgtacCTGCATGGTTAGTGTTCTTTAGTTCGTATAGACATAAAGGTCTTCACACCAATTGTACAATCACAACAGGCAATAGTTCATCACTTCCAGaataaacgaaaaaaaaaaaaaatttctttaatCTGCACAAAATCCTCAATTCTTTACAATCAAGCATGCAATAAGCATCAAGAAACAATATAAACAACTACCCATAAGCAAACGATGAATCAAGGTTACCCGAATTTGAAAAACTCACCAACTCTAGAAACTCCAAATTTTGGgaattctcaaaaaaataaaccaTAAGATGCTAAACATACCTCAATGGAATCGTGATGCAAAGAGTAGTTAAAACCCAGAAGGATTCGTATCGATTTGGTTTCTAATTCCATGAAAAGAAGCTTGAAAATTGCAAAAATGGAGGAAAAAGAAGCTTTTCTCCCGTTGCTTGTCGTCCGCgcagggaagagagagaaattctcttacaaagaaaaagaaaacgacgttgttttgtttattaggttttgaccttttccgtttttttttttttctcttcttcttttctttttaaaacaAGATCaagcaaaattaaaaaaaattgttcaatTTTGAAAACCTAAGATTTTAATCAAAACAACCTTTGCGATTTCTAGATGCATatgacctgctctgataccacctgtaGTCTTTATCCTGAATTATCCTTATACATATGCACACATAGAAACACATTATACCATAAGTTTTGATTAACCAAATAGCATACTAACCTTGTCCGGATGCCATTGCTTCGGTTGATGTCGTTGTAGAACACAAGATCTTCTAGTCTCTCCAGTCTCCTTATGCTATATCTTAATGGGGCAGAATGTTTAGCGTATCGACTGTGAGCCTAGGGACCTTGTATTTATATGGTCATATGTCTTAAAGTCCTAACCCATCGAGGATACCATAAGACACAACTTTACGACCAAGCAACCTTAATAGCATATCTTTAGGATTACATAAATCCTTTATTTGTTAAGTCTCCAACCAATATATTATATCACATAAACAATATATCGTAACCGGATAATCATTATTATATTCTCAACTATTTAATCATTGACTAATTGGTTTCCTTAGTATCATTACAATACATGATATGTCCAATAAAGATATCTTACAAAAACTACCCCACAAACACCCACGGGAATCAAAGGGGCACATATGTTGTGGATACTCTTAACGACATATCTCAAAGAAGAGATCCTCCAAATTCCTTCTCCAAAGGAAATGAAATTCTTATagaataacaattaaaaagaaaatataaaacccAAAACCAGATCAGGCTCACTAAACCCAAGTCCAGGCCAATCCAAGAAGCCCTGATGCCCCGTGCATCTTCCACCTTGCAGCCACCATTGAAGCCCACAATTTGGGCCAAAATTACAGTGCGCTGCACCTCAACATACACATGCCTAAGAGGGTGGGAGGCCCTAGCAACAAAAAGCTCAATATGGTGGGAAACCCTAGGCCGCAACCCAACCATCGGTTGCGACCCTTTCCTTTGTCGAACCTGTCAGCCGCCGCCAACCAGACTGTTGTAACATCCACCGTCGCATAATGAGATAACCTTAATTATAGATCTAGAGAAActagaatttttttaaatttgtgaaatcttacctataaagggaagttctagttggacctccaaatttgatatttggacctctcctacttattaaacctccaattcacttatttaaatacttaaataactaagtagacctccttaattttaccaaaatacccttgaacaattaaatatgtatcttcaacaatttgttgttgtttttttttcttttctttttttcttatctctatcaattcaatcATGAAGAATTGTGTGAAAATGCTGCCTATATTTTTGGTGTATTTTCAGTGACGGAACCAAAAAGTGATTCTTGGAGGATCCGAACAAGTAGACAATTATAAAGATTTTTCTATTAATCCTGATCatagtttttgtttgtttgttttgcaatatggatggttctagaaaagactttggttctcaaaaaaataatatatatacattgattaaatctaattaaaagCTTGGATAttcaataaattagtaatagCTACACCAAGATATTCaataaatttagtttaaggaaatttcaaattcatattatttttaatttagttttatatTAAATGATGGGGCCAagtatagaaattaattatctttacttaattattttaggtaaattataaagttatataGATAATATaaagaattttgaaaaaaaaaattgaatgctATATTAAtaggggaggtaagaagagtattttttttttttttcattttctctctttgtctttatttgtcttttcatatgagttgacaaaatctattgataattaaaaaaagatggaggtccaaatatcaaattttgaggtccaactagaatcaaCCCCTATAAATAAGGCATGTAAGtgtgaaataaaaatgtctaatcAAATTATAGGACAAATGTTACCTATAACACCATAATCGATTCTATATCAAAGTTAACCAAAAACTTCTTACTAAGTTTATAATAAAGGTAGCTGCGAATTGGAAATAAGATATGCATGGAAGAATGAGAGGAAAAAAGAGACGATTCGgtacaaaagaagaagaagtaataCGTAATAGGCAAGATCAAGGAAGAATaatgtcttaatatatatagattCATCTTTTaaattcaatcaagaaactaataatataaattaaagtCAACATATTAAATTTGCTAATTTTATATTAACAATTGCAATAATCTAGCATTACAattaatatattgatttttGCTGTTTATTgtacaaaatatattaaataagggTATGTTAGGAATAAAAATTTAGGTGTTGAGTTAGCaagatagaaaagaaaataaatccaATGTGGCAGTCGAGTCATAGGACCACGATTGACAAAAAAATTCATCCGGACTACATCCAACACGGGGTGTGAGTTTTAGACTTAGATCAaattaattcttttaattttgacttactaaccactgcaagtggcctagtggttcttgcctagttgggtgtgctctccaacctaggttcgaaccccgaagctgtcaaagtggccaggcactgtgctgcaatgcacagttggagcatttcacatgcgctgaaggggtttatcttgggcctatgAAGTTTTTgggtaaaaaaaatttgacttgCTAGTGATGTTGTGAGGGGAGAAGAGCATTGTCATTAAGATCTCTactgcttttttcttttctttttttcttttttttcaatggTAGGGGAAAATTAGGATTATgaaagttttaaaaacattgGGAGGGTCCAAAGAGTAAACatggaggtatgaataaaataaaaataaaaatattaagttGGCAAACATATTTTTTTAccgaactttttttttttttttgagaagaatgtCAAGTCTTTCTTAATTCAACGAGAATTATACATAACGATTCACCCCAATAAGGCTGACAAAAGAACCATTACCTAAGTATTCCCATCTTTTCAAGCTGTTAAGCCCAACCAGAAAAGCCTTACAGAAACCTATGAATACTAAATGGCACAGGAACTGGGGGCGAGTCTGCAATATCTATTCTAAGCAAGCAGAGAGGTCGCAAAATCcatcaagaaaaaataaaaaataaccgTAAACACTACAGCCCAAGTCCAAACCAAGAAGGCCAAACCCAACCCCAATTCCCAAGGGAGCGGATCCTCTCCTAACCAAGTTTTTAAGCTGAGCTTCCTAAGCTTTCATCTAAATTAAGACACGTGGCTATACTGGGATCCAATGGTCTACAACAAACTTGACATTTCTTTTTATATTatgtttctttctctctcctgttcttctcttctttcccCTTACCTATTCTCTCTCTTGATTTGATCTCCtagtttttcttctcttcctttcttccacgatctattctctctctctctcccccagtttttcttctcttcatttcttttgCTCTTTTGCACCAATTTGGATAGCCACAAGTTGGATAATACTTTATATCAAATAAATGAAACATTCTTCCTTCTTTTGCTTGCTGGATTGAGCAAGATCCCAATGATCAAGAACACTAGAACAGAGCCACACAAGCAGTAGAAGCTCTCAGTTCAAAACCCAGAGCTCCGATTCGCAACCTGCCCGAGGACCACCGAGGCCAATGAGAAAGAACAACACCACAATCCACACTTCCACTATCCGAGCTTGAGCATCAACGTGGTCGCCAGAAAGCTTGACTTTGTAGCAGTTAAACAATAGGGCCTCGACTACGGAGTTCAAAATGCTCAAATTTTTATTAAATTGCATCTATTCATGGAAGCTAAAAGAACTTGTCCATGACTATCAATTGTATCCTCTGCAGTCTTGGATTGTAACGGAAATGCAGCAGTatagaaaggagagagaggggTAAAGATAAGAATCGTTATCTCATCAAATTGTGATAAAGataaagatgaaacaaaaagagagagtgATCCAATCAAAGAGATCTACATTATCTCATCTAAAAGGCCAATACTTCAAATCCATAAAACCCAATTCAACCCTCTTGAATTAATCCAATACTCCACCAGATCTCAAATAGCCACATACCCAGAAAATGATTCTAATTCTTGACCAGCGGAGATCAAAGAGCTAGACAAAAAACAGAGAGTGATCCTATTGATTGACTGAAGCAGATTGACAATGCCAATCCCTCTCGaataagaagaggaagaagaagaatgggagAAAGTAAAATAGAAAAGGATAAACTAACATTGTAGACCATTGGATTCATCAGAGCCACGTGTCGTAATCTAGAGAAAAACTTAGGAAGCTCAGGTAAAAACTGAGTTCAGGAGAGGATCCACTCCCAATTCCCAAACCCTAACAGAGCTTGCAAGCCAGGCCCAGTTATGAGCCCACATCCAACCACTCATCAGGTCACCGCCGCGATCACCTGCAGTGTCACCACCCGTGTGGAAGCCTCCAACGCCGCTGCCGAGGCATTCCAAGTCCCTAATAAGGGTTGAAACCCAAACC
It encodes:
- the LOC112164034 gene encoding uncharacterized protein LOC112164034, with product MASGQVPSNVLSVEPLSGSNFKKWKEDIIISLGLADLDIALRTPKPESAHATGTNQQRAAYEKWERSNRLSLLVMKRSMTEAVRGSIEDCEYAVDYLDAIGKKYKESEKAEGVALLSKFNSSQYDGNGNIREHIMGVLELGAKLNSLDFGISKKVMVAHILNTLPPSFSQMTVSYNTQKESWTPDELISNCVQEEERLRREKGKSVNFVQKGKQGQQQKGKKKQPYLGPQGVCKRKCLLLLQSLVLPILKDLPTQNLNLFSATSVRKMDT